Proteins from a single region of Streptomyces spinoverrucosus:
- a CDS encoding FAD-dependent oxidoreductase: protein MNSDTKDDVIVVGGGVIGLTTAVVLAEGGRRVRVWTRDPVERTTSAVAGALWWPYRIEPPEAARGWALRSLDVYEELAERPEVTGVRLVEGVMGETDLDETDSWAAGRLKGLRVATPEEYAGPVGLWARLPLVDMSTHLPWLRERLAAAGAVVEERTVSALAEADAPVVVNCTGLGARELVPDASVRPVRGQLVVVENPRIPTWIVSKDASGGMAYVFPHPGRLVLGGTSEEDVWSTAPDPAVAEAIVRRCAALRPEIAGARVLDHRVGLRPVRDAVRLERELLPDGRVLVHNYGHGGAGVTVAWGCAEEAAGLADPAAF, encoded by the coding sequence ATGAACAGTGACACGAAAGACGATGTGATCGTCGTAGGTGGGGGTGTCATCGGGCTGACGACGGCCGTGGTGCTGGCCGAGGGCGGGCGGCGGGTACGGGTGTGGACGCGGGACCCCGTCGAGCGGACCACCTCGGCGGTTGCCGGGGCGTTGTGGTGGCCGTATCGCATCGAGCCGCCCGAGGCGGCGCGCGGGTGGGCGCTGCGCTCGCTGGACGTCTACGAGGAGCTGGCCGAGCGGCCCGAGGTGACCGGCGTACGCCTGGTCGAAGGGGTAATGGGCGAGACGGATCTGGACGAGACGGACTCCTGGGCGGCGGGCCGGCTGAAGGGGCTGCGGGTGGCGACACCCGAGGAGTACGCCGGGCCGGTGGGGCTGTGGGCGAGGCTGCCGCTGGTCGACATGTCGACTCATCTGCCGTGGCTGCGGGAGCGGTTGGCGGCCGCGGGCGCAGTGGTGGAGGAGCGCACGGTGTCGGCGCTCGCGGAGGCGGACGCGCCGGTGGTGGTGAACTGCACGGGTCTGGGCGCGCGCGAGCTGGTGCCGGACGCGTCCGTGCGCCCCGTGCGCGGGCAGTTGGTCGTGGTGGAGAACCCCCGGATCCCCACCTGGATCGTCTCCAAGGACGCCTCGGGTGGGATGGCGTATGTCTTCCCGCATCCTGGGCGGCTGGTGCTGGGCGGCACCTCGGAGGAGGACGTGTGGTCGACGGCGCCTGATCCGGCGGTGGCCGAGGCGATCGTACGGCGGTGCGCGGCCCTTCGGCCGGAGATCGCCGGGGCGCGGGTGCTGGACCACCGGGTGGGGCTGCGGCCGGTGCGCGACGCGGTGCGGCTGGAGCGCGAACTGCTGCCGGACGGACGGGTACTGGTGCACAACTACGGTCACGGGGGCGCGGGCGTGACCGTGGCGTGGGGGTGCGCGGAGGAGGCGGCCGGGTTGGCCGATCCGGCCGCCTTTTAG
- a CDS encoding Xaa-Pro dipeptidyl-peptidase produces the protein MPKRMRRTIFRPLVTAATAALTATLLTPVTAHTAPRTSQPVYSYENAVREAVWVDTGLDADGDGESDRVAVDVVRPREAAQQGRKVPVIMDASPYYSCCGRGNESQRKTYDAAGNVVQMPLFYDNYFVPRGYAFVGVDLAGTNRSDGCVDVGGRSDILSAKAVVDWLNGRAKAYTTRTGTTRAKASWTNGRTGMIGKSYDGTIANGVAATGVEGLETIVPIGAISSWYDYYFAKGAPLFDSGPDWLSDYVESPDARARCAGVQQKIVAGAPRSGDWTRWWTGRDYVPDADRVRASVFVVHGMQDLNVRAKHFGQWWNALAENGVERKIWLSQVGHVDPFDFRRADWVDTLHRWFDHELLGYENGIDREPMADIERHPDQWVTAKTWPPRGTDTVDLKPGKGTQPGVGTLGLRTREGTETFTDDPQHSETDWAAHIDRPTPDKAGFTTAPLTRDLRLSGSSKVTVTATPTTSTAHLSAVLVDLGPASIRDYADAAEGITTLPDRTCWGASTTGDSACFKETRAKNADVDYTVVSRGWADLGNHASDLTGRPLTPGKRYTITLDLAATDHVVPAGHRLALIVAGTDKGLIEPPAGTPTLTLDLSRTSARVPLVGGASAFAKATAGAKAAEPAPTPLDGVRGPRNTARVPH, from the coding sequence ATGCCGAAACGCATGCGTCGCACGATCTTCAGACCGCTCGTCACGGCGGCCACCGCCGCCCTGACGGCCACTCTGCTCACGCCCGTCACGGCGCACACCGCGCCCCGCACGAGCCAACCCGTCTACTCGTACGAGAACGCCGTCCGTGAGGCCGTCTGGGTCGACACCGGCCTCGACGCGGACGGCGACGGAGAGTCCGACCGCGTCGCCGTCGACGTCGTCCGGCCGCGCGAAGCGGCCCAGCAGGGCCGCAAGGTGCCCGTCATCATGGACGCCAGCCCGTACTACTCCTGCTGCGGGCGCGGCAACGAGAGCCAGCGCAAGACCTACGACGCCGCCGGCAACGTGGTCCAGATGCCGCTGTTCTACGACAACTACTTCGTCCCGCGCGGCTACGCCTTCGTCGGCGTCGACCTCGCCGGAACCAACCGCTCCGACGGCTGTGTCGACGTCGGCGGCCGCTCCGACATCCTCTCCGCGAAGGCCGTCGTCGACTGGCTGAACGGCCGCGCCAAGGCCTACACCACCCGCACCGGCACCACCCGCGCCAAGGCGAGCTGGACCAACGGCAGGACCGGGATGATCGGCAAGAGCTACGACGGCACCATCGCCAACGGTGTCGCGGCCACCGGTGTCGAGGGCCTGGAGACGATCGTCCCGATCGGCGCGATCTCCTCCTGGTACGACTACTACTTCGCCAAGGGCGCCCCGCTGTTCGACTCGGGCCCCGACTGGCTGTCCGACTACGTCGAGTCCCCCGACGCCCGGGCGCGCTGTGCCGGCGTTCAGCAGAAGATCGTCGCAGGAGCACCGCGTAGCGGCGACTGGACACGGTGGTGGACCGGGCGCGACTACGTGCCCGACGCCGACCGCGTCCGGGCCAGCGTCTTCGTCGTCCACGGCATGCAGGACCTCAACGTCCGCGCCAAGCACTTCGGCCAGTGGTGGAATGCCCTCGCCGAGAACGGTGTCGAGCGCAAGATCTGGCTCTCCCAGGTCGGCCACGTCGACCCCTTCGATTTCCGCCGCGCCGACTGGGTGGACACCCTGCACCGCTGGTTCGACCACGAGCTGCTCGGCTACGAAAACGGCATCGACCGCGAACCCATGGCCGACATCGAACGCCACCCCGACCAGTGGGTCACCGCGAAGACGTGGCCGCCGCGCGGCACCGACACCGTCGACCTGAAGCCGGGCAAGGGCACCCAGCCGGGCGTCGGCACCCTGGGACTGCGTACCCGCGAGGGCACCGAGACCTTCACCGACGACCCGCAGCACAGCGAGACCGACTGGGCAGCGCACATCGACCGGCCCACCCCCGACAAGGCCGGCTTCACCACGGCACCGCTCACCCGTGACCTGCGCCTGTCCGGCTCCTCCAAGGTCACTGTCACGGCGACGCCCACCACGTCCACGGCCCATCTCAGCGCTGTCCTGGTCGACCTCGGCCCCGCCAGCATCCGCGACTACGCCGACGCCGCCGAGGGCATCACCACCCTCCCCGACCGCACCTGCTGGGGCGCGAGCACGACGGGCGACAGCGCCTGCTTCAAGGAGACCCGGGCCAAGAACGCCGACGTCGACTACACCGTCGTCAGCCGCGGCTGGGCCGACCTCGGCAACCACGCCTCCGATCTCACGGGCCGCCCGCTCACCCCGGGCAAGCGATACACCATCACCCTCGACCTGGCCGCGACCGACCATGTCGTCCCGGCCGGACACCGGCTGGCGCTGATCGTCGCGGGCACCGACAAGGGCCTCATCGAGCCCCCGGCCGGCACCCCGACGCTCACGCTGGACCTGTCCCGCACGTCCGCCCGCGTCCCGCTGGTCGGCGGCGCCTCGGCGTTCGCCAAGGCCACCGCGGGCGCCAAGGCCGCCGAGCCCGCGCCCACACCGCTGGACGGCGTCCGCGGCCCACGCAACACGGCCCGCGTGCCGCACTGA
- a CDS encoding M1 family metallopeptidase — protein MHRRLTTPGALAAASLLLAIPASAASHSPGAPGIGDPYYPAYGNGGYDVSHYDLRLKYQPAGDRLEGTATLLARTTQELSRFNLDFLLEVSEVRVNGAKAAFATSGEHELEVTPSKPLAKGTSVTVVVRYSGVPSSKEAYGFTSWLRTPDGGVAAGEPESAWWWFPSNDHPLDKATYDISVQVPDGTQAISNGTLQSTSSRAGWTRYSWRSNKPQATYLATLAVGRFDVTTATTDSGIPVINAYSKDLGDNAGAARASIERTAEIADWLTDYFGPYPYNALGGYVPNTTTGYALETQTRPFYSPRQFANGSNTSVVVHELAHQWYGDLVSVSRWKDIWINEGFARYAQWLWSEHEGEGTAQEIADYVYASRPADDPFWTVRPGDPGPENQFHLAVYDRGALALQALRNAIGDEDFFAVLKGWPQQYAHGNASVADFHKYAERVSGKRLTALFDTWLFQPSKPGAPAAREAAISARALGAKGAPEQPKSWKKIAATNGVHDHEHGHAE, from the coding sequence GTGCACCGCAGACTCACCACGCCGGGCGCACTCGCTGCGGCCTCCCTTCTGCTGGCGATCCCGGCATCGGCCGCGAGCCACTCCCCCGGCGCTCCGGGCATCGGCGACCCCTACTACCCGGCGTACGGCAACGGCGGATACGACGTCTCCCACTACGACCTCAGGCTGAAGTACCAGCCGGCGGGCGACCGGCTGGAGGGTACGGCGACCCTGCTGGCCCGGACCACGCAGGAGCTGTCCCGGTTCAACCTGGACTTCCTGCTGGAGGTGAGCGAGGTGCGGGTCAACGGCGCGAAGGCGGCGTTCGCGACCTCGGGCGAGCACGAACTGGAGGTCACACCGAGCAAGCCGCTGGCCAAGGGAACGTCCGTCACCGTGGTGGTCCGGTACAGCGGGGTGCCGTCGTCGAAGGAGGCCTACGGCTTCACCAGCTGGCTGCGGACGCCGGACGGCGGGGTCGCGGCCGGGGAGCCCGAGTCGGCGTGGTGGTGGTTCCCGAGCAACGATCACCCGCTGGACAAGGCCACGTACGACATCTCGGTGCAGGTGCCGGACGGCACGCAGGCCATCTCCAACGGCACGCTCCAGTCGACGAGTTCACGGGCCGGCTGGACCCGCTACAGCTGGCGCTCCAACAAGCCGCAGGCCACCTACCTCGCCACGCTCGCGGTCGGCAGGTTCGACGTGACGACCGCGACCACGGACAGCGGCATTCCGGTCATCAACGCCTACAGCAAGGACCTGGGCGACAACGCCGGAGCGGCACGGGCCAGCATCGAGCGGACCGCCGAGATCGCCGACTGGCTGACCGACTACTTCGGGCCGTATCCCTACAACGCCCTCGGCGGCTACGTGCCGAACACCACCACCGGGTACGCGCTGGAGACGCAGACCCGGCCCTTCTACAGCCCGCGGCAGTTCGCGAACGGGTCGAACACGTCCGTGGTCGTGCACGAGCTGGCCCACCAGTGGTACGGCGACCTGGTGTCGGTGTCCCGCTGGAAGGACATCTGGATCAACGAGGGCTTCGCCCGGTACGCGCAGTGGCTGTGGTCCGAGCACGAGGGCGAGGGGACGGCGCAGGAGATCGCGGACTACGTGTACGCGTCGCGTCCGGCGGACGATCCGTTCTGGACGGTCCGTCCCGGGGACCCGGGGCCGGAGAACCAGTTCCACCTGGCCGTGTACGACCGGGGTGCGCTGGCCCTGCAGGCGCTGCGCAACGCGATCGGCGACGAGGACTTCTTCGCCGTCCTCAAGGGCTGGCCGCAGCAGTACGCCCACGGCAACGCCTCGGTCGCCGACTTCCACAAGTACGCGGAGCGGGTGTCCGGGAAGCGGCTGACCGCGCTGTTCGACACCTGGCTGTTCCAGCCGTCGAAGCCGGGGGCGCCGGCGGCGCGGGAGGCCGCCATCTCGGCGCGGGCGCTGGGGGCGAAGGGGGCGCCGGAGCAGCCGAAGTCGTGGAAGAAGATCGCGGCGACCAATGGCGTGCACGACCATGAGCACGGGCACGCCGAGTAG
- a CDS encoding PfkB family carbohydrate kinase, translated as MSTDTDVLVLGGAGVDTIVYVPKLPLPYADSYMIEDGIRTRAGQTGDFVALGLSALGLRTHHLDLLGDDPEGDLVRALHRETGIALTAIPQPAGTKRAVNLVGPDGRRLSLYDTSRSHADDRLPEATVRALAASSRHVHVSITHPCAHALPVLHDTGVPLSTDLHDWDGENPYHEPFALAADIVFLSAAALTDPERTMRRITERGRAQLVVATAGAAGAYLLADGELTHVPAAAPPAPVVDSNGAGDAFAAAFLFGHLSGEPPRRCALYGAVAGAHACTVPSTETAAIGRDALLERAAEADDGKCG; from the coding sequence TTGAGCACCGACACGGACGTTCTCGTGCTGGGCGGCGCCGGCGTGGACACCATCGTGTACGTGCCAAAGCTGCCGCTTCCGTACGCCGACAGCTACATGATCGAGGACGGCATCCGCACCCGCGCGGGCCAGACCGGGGACTTCGTCGCCCTCGGCCTGAGCGCGCTGGGCCTGCGCACCCACCACCTCGACCTGCTCGGCGACGACCCCGAGGGCGACCTGGTGCGGGCCCTGCACCGCGAGACGGGCATCGCCCTCACCGCGATCCCGCAGCCCGCCGGCACCAAGCGCGCGGTCAACCTCGTCGGCCCCGACGGCAGGCGCCTCTCCCTGTACGACACGAGCCGCTCGCACGCCGACGACCGGCTGCCCGAGGCGACGGTCCGGGCGCTGGCGGCCTCGAGCCGCCACGTCCATGTCTCCATCACCCACCCGTGCGCGCACGCCCTGCCCGTCCTCCACGACACCGGCGTGCCCCTCTCCACCGACCTGCACGACTGGGACGGCGAGAACCCCTACCACGAGCCCTTCGCCCTGGCCGCGGACATCGTCTTCCTCTCCGCCGCCGCCCTCACCGACCCCGAACGCACCATGCGCCGCATCACCGAGCGCGGCCGCGCACAGCTCGTCGTCGCCACGGCCGGCGCCGCAGGCGCGTACCTCCTCGCCGACGGCGAACTGACCCATGTCCCGGCGGCTGCGCCCCCCGCCCCGGTGGTGGACTCCAACGGCGCGGGCGACGCCTTCGCCGCGGCCTTTCTCTTCGGCCACCTGAGCGGCGAACCGCCCCGCCGCTGCGCCCTGTACGGCGCGGTGGCCGGCGCCCATGCGTGCACCGTCCCGTCCACCGAGACGGCCGCGATAGGGCGTGACGCGCTCCTTGAACGCGCCGCCGAGGCGGACGACGGAAAATGCGGGTGA
- a CDS encoding macro domain-containing protein — translation MSEINYVRGDATVPSVKGVKLIAHVCNDIGGWGKGFVLALSHRWPEPEAAYRAWHRDRASNDFGLGAVQFVQVEPYVWVANMIGQRGIRTGSKGVPVRYEAIDTALGGLADKAAELHASVHMPRIGCGLAGGKWSRVEPLIAERLVRRGIAVTVYDHGDGVS, via the coding sequence ATGTCGGAGATCAACTATGTCCGGGGTGACGCCACCGTTCCGTCGGTGAAGGGCGTCAAGCTGATCGCCCATGTCTGCAACGACATCGGCGGCTGGGGCAAGGGCTTCGTCCTGGCCCTGTCGCACCGCTGGCCGGAGCCGGAGGCGGCCTACCGCGCCTGGCACCGCGACCGCGCGTCGAACGACTTCGGACTGGGCGCCGTCCAGTTCGTGCAGGTCGAGCCGTACGTCTGGGTGGCCAACATGATCGGCCAACGCGGTATTCGCACGGGCAGCAAGGGCGTTCCCGTGCGCTACGAGGCGATCGACACCGCGCTCGGCGGTCTCGCCGACAAGGCGGCCGAACTGCACGCCTCGGTCCACATGCCCCGGATAGGGTGCGGCCTGGCCGGTGGCAAGTGGTCCCGCGTGGAACCCCTCATCGCCGAGCGGCTGGTGCGGCGGGGCATCGCCGTGACGGTCTACGACCACGGGGACGGCGTCAGTTGA
- a CDS encoding amino acid permease has product MSKDAVDTAKVTAGNGATTTPADAGDAGYSKDLKARHVNMIAIGGAIGTGLFLGAGGRLHNAGPALALAYLVCGVFAFFVVRALGELVLYRPSSGSFVSYAREFLGEKGAYVAGWMYFLNWSTTGIADITAIALYTHYWSMFTDIPQWVLALIALAVVLAVNLISVKIFGEMEFWFAIIKVATLVGFMFVGIFLLATQHEVGGQTPGLSVITDNGGVFPHGLMPVVLVMQGVIFAYAALELVGVAAGETAEPEKVVPRAVNSIMWRVGLFYVGSVVLLALLLPGSVYSADQSPFVTVLSKIGIPAAGDVMNLVVLTAAMSSLNSGLYSTGRILRSMAMAGSAPKFTARMNRSQVPYGGILLTCAVCVLGVGLNFLMPAQAFEIVLNVASLGIISTWVIIMVCHLIFVRRAKAGLVERPHFRLPGSPVTEIATIVFLLACLGMMWNDPEVGRKTLLLIPLIAVALVAGWFGIRRRVSQTVDQELTKLTK; this is encoded by the coding sequence GTGAGCAAGGACGCCGTGGACACGGCCAAGGTCACCGCCGGGAACGGGGCGACCACGACGCCCGCGGACGCGGGCGACGCCGGCTACAGCAAGGACCTCAAGGCCCGCCACGTCAACATGATCGCCATCGGCGGTGCCATCGGCACCGGCCTCTTCCTGGGCGCCGGTGGCCGCCTGCACAACGCCGGCCCGGCGCTCGCGCTGGCCTACCTCGTCTGTGGCGTCTTCGCCTTCTTCGTCGTCCGGGCCCTGGGCGAGCTGGTCCTGTACCGGCCGTCGTCCGGGTCCTTCGTGTCGTACGCGCGCGAGTTCCTCGGTGAGAAGGGCGCGTACGTCGCCGGCTGGATGTACTTCCTGAACTGGTCGACGACCGGCATCGCCGACATCACCGCGATCGCGCTCTACACGCACTACTGGAGCATGTTCACCGACATCCCGCAGTGGGTGCTGGCGCTGATCGCCCTGGCGGTGGTCCTGGCGGTGAACCTGATCTCGGTGAAGATCTTCGGCGAGATGGAGTTCTGGTTCGCGATCATCAAGGTCGCCACGCTGGTCGGCTTCATGTTCGTCGGCATCTTCCTGCTGGCCACCCAGCACGAGGTGGGCGGCCAGACCCCCGGCCTCAGCGTGATCACCGACAACGGCGGCGTCTTCCCGCACGGCCTGATGCCCGTCGTCCTCGTCATGCAGGGCGTGATCTTCGCGTACGCCGCTCTGGAGCTCGTCGGTGTCGCGGCGGGCGAGACCGCCGAGCCGGAGAAGGTCGTCCCGCGCGCGGTGAACTCGATCATGTGGCGCGTCGGCCTGTTCTACGTCGGCTCGGTCGTCCTGCTGGCCCTGCTGCTTCCCGGCTCGGTCTACTCGGCCGACCAGAGCCCCTTCGTCACGGTCCTGTCGAAGATCGGCATCCCCGCGGCCGGCGATGTGATGAACCTGGTCGTGCTGACCGCGGCGATGTCGTCCCTCAACTCCGGTCTGTACTCCACGGGCCGCATCCTGCGCTCCATGGCCATGGCGGGCTCGGCCCCGAAGTTCACCGCCCGCATGAACCGCAGCCAGGTGCCCTACGGCGGCATCCTGCTGACCTGCGCGGTGTGCGTGCTCGGCGTCGGCCTGAACTTCCTGATGCCGGCCCAGGCCTTCGAGATCGTGCTGAACGTCGCCTCGCTCGGCATCATCAGCACCTGGGTGATCATCATGGTCTGCCACCTGATCTTCGTCCGCCGCGCCAAGGCGGGCCTGGTGGAGCGGCCGCACTTCCGCCTTCCCGGCAGCCCGGTCACGGAGATCGCCACGATCGTCTTCCTGCTGGCCTGCCTCGGCATGATGTGGAACGACCCCGAGGTCGGCCGCAAGACCCTGCTGCTCATCCCGCTCATCGCCGTCGCCCTGGTCGCCGGCTGGTTCGGCATCCGCCGCCGGGTCTCCCAGACGGTGGACCAGGAGCTGACGAAGCTCACGAAGTAG